From the genome of Aerococcus urinaehominis:
CGGCTGGCAAAACCTCAGCTTAGGCCTGTAAACACCAATAGAGCCTAACCCACCGGGCCAGGCTCTAGCAGAAATATACTTCAAAATTTTAGCCTCGAAGGCTTACTGTTAACTACAATTTTATTTGGGCCAAAATCTCCAGTAAATTACGTCTGGCTGGTAGGGTCGATAGCATGTTGCCAATTAGAAAATTATCACACTTAGTCTCGGTCATCAGCGCCTTAAGTTGCTTTTCTATAGTCAAAGGATCCCCTACCACTTTACGATAAGTAAAATCAGCGACAAAAGCCTGTTCTTCCTTGGAAAAAGGATAGTCAGCAGCATCATCCGGACTTAAGAGCGAATACACCGACCGCTTATCAGTCAAAAAGGCCATTAACCAGTAGTCCAAGGCGTGTTCTAATATTGGAATCAGGTCTTCATTATAAGCTGAGACAGCAAATAGCGACAGGGTTGCCTCAGGTTGGCTCAGGAATATCGAGGGCCTAAAATAATCTCGGTAAATCTGAATAGCCTGCTTGGCCTCATCCAAATTATTATTGAGAAACAGACCAAAATTAAAACCTAAACCCATTTCACCACAAAATTGGGCCCGCTTAGCTGACGCTGACAGAAGGTAGAGCGGCATGCTATCCTCATGAATGACTGGCATCGCTATAGGGGAAGCATTCCGCTGGCCATTAAGGGCAAAGTTAGCATCGCTATAGGCAACTAACTGTCTAAGTTCAGCTTCGTAATCAAGATTATGGCGGATGTTCAAACCCAGTTCATCCTGGGCTTCAAGTTCGGTAGGTGTTGAATGGCCCACACCCATTTCAATCCGGCCTGGTAAAATTGCTGAAAAAGTCTTCATATTTTCAGCTAACTGGTAAGGACTAGTATTATCTAGCATTACCCCACCGGCCCCCACCTTAATCTCTTTGGTGATAGATGCCAGGCGGGCCATCAAGATTAAAGGAGAATTTCCTAATATCGAAGGGGTGTTATGGTGTTCGGCTACCCAGTACCTTTGCAAGCCTAATTCATCAGCATGTTGGGCGAGTTTAATGGTATTTTGAAAGGCTTCAAAATCGCTAGTATATTTATCCCGAGGGATAAAATCCAGTATCCCAATTTTTGAGGACATTATTGTTTCTCCTTCCACGTTTATCATAAATTGATTATAGCATTAAAACAGGCATAAAAAGAAAAAAGCCGGTACTGGGGGGTAAAATAACTTCCCTAGTCCGGCACAGTTTTTCTGGCGTAAGTAAGATGAAAACTCAATATTACGCTTTTTTGAACGCTGTTTTGATTATTCTACTGATACTAAATAATGGTAAACAGGTTGGTCGCCTTGTACAATCTCGTACTCAACTTCTGGATAATCAATCTGTAATTGACCTATGATTGCCTCAGCTTGAGCTTGGTCACCTTGGTCACCAATAATTAAGGTGACAATTTCACTGTCCTCATCTAGCATCGCTGCAATGGTTGCTTGGGTTGCACTAGCTAAATCAGCGTCAGCAACCTTAATATCCCCTTCCACAATACCCATAAAGTCATCTTTCTTAATGGTTAAACCGTCAATCTGGGTATCACGAACGGCATTAGTAATTTGACCACTCTTGACAAAAGCTAATTCTTCAGTCATAGCTGCCTGGTTATCTGCCAATTCAGCAAGGCCATTATAAGCTAGCAAGGCGGTAATTCCTTGAGAAATGGTCCGACTTGGAATCACTGCGCATGGCATATCAGCCACTTGCGCAGCCTGCTCGGCGGCCATAAAGATATTCTTATTATTAGGCAAAATAATAATATTTTCGGCATTAGCTTGGTCAATCGCCTTGAGAATATCCTCAGTAGAAGGATTCATGGTTTGACCACCATTAATAATATTGGTAGCCCCCATGCTCTTGAAGAGGTCTTGAATACCTTGGCCAGCAGCAACTGCAATAATGCCATACTTAGCAGGTTTTTCATCAGAAACTGGGATGGCTTCGCTCACACTGCCTTGTCCGTCTAGAAGGGCATCGTGTTGCTCGCGCATATTATCCACTTTAATTTTAATCAAGGATCCGAATTTCTGACCATAGTTCATGACTTCACCCGGTGTTTCCGTATGCACATGGACTTTGACGATTTCATCATCATTGACGACTAATAATGAATCGCCCAAATCATTTAAATAATTACGGAAGCTATCATAATCAAATTCATCAGTATAGGTTGGCCCATCCTTAAGGCGGACCATGATTTCAGTACAGTAACCAAATTTAATATCTTCTGTATTTACCGCGTGGGCGGTATCAAAATGATGCTCATGGTGGGCAATCTCTGTCACATCAGCTTGGGATAGATTGCTTGGTTGGCTAGGAACAGCCTCACCAGTTAGCGATTCTAAAAAGCCGGTGTAAATAAAGAGTAAGCCTTGACCACCAGAATCGACCACACCAACTTCTGCTAAAACTGGCAAAAGATTAGGCGTATTATCCAAGGCCACTTGGCCAGCCGCTTGTACCTGGCGCATCAATTCAACCGGATCATCACCCTCGGCTAAATAAGCTTGACCTGCTTCCGCTGCTTCACGAGCCACAGTGAGGATGGTCCCTTCAACAGGTTTCATAACTGCTTTGTAGGCTGTTTCTACACCCTGGCTAAAAGCTTGACCCAATTGCTTAGCATTAACAGTGTCTAAATCTTCTAAAGCCTTAGCAAAACCACGGAATAATTGGGAAAGAATGACACCCGAATTACCGCGTGCGCCCATCAAGAGCCCCTTGGCTAAATCAGCGGCAATTTCACCAGCAGTTTGTGATTGTTTTCTGATTACCTGGTCTACACCAGATGTAAAAGATAAGTTCATATTGGTTCCCGTATCACCATCCGGAACGGGAAATACATTTAGGGCGTTAACATAGTCAACATTTTCCGTCAGGCGGTTAGCCCCTACTTCAAACATGGCCTGCAAATCTTGGGCCTTTAATTCTTTGGAATGCAACAAAATAACCTCCTTATTTGTTTTTAATCCTCTTGGGTACGGACGCCTTGGACATAAACGTTTACCACGTTAGCCGACAAGCCCAACACCTTTTCAAGCTCATATTTTACTGAACTTTGGACATTACGACAAATTTCAGAAATTTTTGTTCCATAGTTCACAATAATATACAAATCAACAACGATTAGGTTGTCTTCAACCCTGACTAAAACGCCACGTGCATAATTTTCGATATTTAAAATTTCTTGAATGCCATCACGGATTTGATGCTTGCTGGCCATGCCAACCACGCCATAATTACGGGTAGTAGCGACACCAACAACAGTGGCGATTGCTTCATTTGTGACATCAATTTCACCCAAATTTGATTGAATTTTTACTGCCATAACAGAAGCCTCCTCTATATTTATTATCTTCTTTGAGATACGGAAAAGACATATCAATTTATTTTACCATAAATTCAGCTAATATCCTAAAGCTGATTGAATTATTAGCTAGATCCATGACCACTAGAGTAGCTTTTCAGGCAGAAAAAGCAAAAGAAAAAGCCTAGCCGCAGCTAGACCTTTAAATTCAAAATTATACGCGTTGTACTTTACCGCTCTTTAAAGCACGAGCAGAAACCCATACACGTTTTTTATTACCATTTTCATCGATAATACGAACTTTTTGTAAGTTTGGTTTATAAGTACGTTTAGTTGCGTTTAACGCGTGTGAGCGGTTATTACCAGATTTAGCCTTGCGACCAGTGAAATAACATTCTTTTGCCATTTGATGTTTGCCTCCTTTAAAAATCGTATACTAGAATAGTTTAGCAAGCTTGCCAATAAAATTCAAGCTTTTTTTATTTTTCTTAATTAACCAGCATCTCGCGACTGAATCGCCATGAGCAAACCATGGCTAAACGAAAGCCTCATATCCTGGTCTGAGCTGATAAATTCATTGGATACCAGCGCAATCGGATACGGGTAGTCAACCTGGTCCAGTTCATATTTAACCCCTGTTAAAGTGAGATTTTTTATCGATGTTAGTCCAATAAAAGATAAGTAGTCATAATCTGGTAACGGGCTAATTTGATAAGTCCCTGGCCGATAAAATTTTAAGCGATTACTTAAGCCAATAAAAGTCATATCAATTAACTTATCTTGGAGCTGAGGCTGGTAGGCCAACCATAAATTTGACAGCTCGTGGTCTATACGTCCACCAAAAATACCATAGAAATAATAAGCCTGGTCAGGGTAATGGTTAAGCGCCCACTCAATCGCAGCCTCAGTATCTGTTTGGTCTTTGTCAGTCGCTAAACGGATAAAATGTTGGGCAACCGCCTCGGCCTGCCACTGCACAGCTAGCGGCACAGAATCATAATCACCAATGGCTAATTCAATCGGCAAACCAGCTTCAAGTAGGCGGCTGACACCACGATCAATCCCAATAAAAACAGCTTGGTCCAAGCCGGCAACCTCAGCCAGAAAATGGTCCTGGTCATAATCTGGACCAGTAGCTACGAAAACAACCGTCATTTTTTAGCCACCTCGCGCATACCAGCAATAGTCTGCGCAATGTCATCACTACCGTAGATATAAGAGCCGGCAACAAAAACATCAGCACCAAGCTGGTAGCATTGTTGGCAAGTTGCTTGGTTAATGCCACCATCAACTTCAATCAAATAATCATAGGACGGATTTTCCCGCCGCAGCTGGTCCAAAATTTCAATTTTCTTAACCGTTGATGGAATAAAGGCCTGGCCACCAAAACCAGGGTTAACTGTCATCACTAAAACTAAATCTAGGTCAGCTAAGACCGGTTCAATAACCGAAACTGGTGTGCCGGGATTAATGGCTAAGCCTGCCTTCATACCAGCTGCCTTGATTTTCTGTATGAGCGCATGCAGATGAGGGGCAGCCTCATAATGGAAGGTAAAGTAGTCTGCACCAGCTTGGGCATAAAGATCAATATAATCTTCTGGATTGGTAACCATTAAGTGACAGTCTAATTTAAGTTCGGTTTGTGGGCGTAGGGCTTCAACCACGCTAACTCCAAAGCTCAAATTAGGCACAAAATGACCATCCATAATATCAATATGCACAAAGTCCGCACCAGCCTGGTCAATTTTTTCCACATCCTGACCCAAGTGAGCAATATTAGCAGCTAAAATCGAAGGTGCAATATACATAAAATCATCCTCTCTAACGATAATCAGGTTTAATTTGACTGATTTCTTCAAATAATTGTAGGTAACTGTCATAGCGTTCCTGGCTAATCGTCCCCTCAACTAGACCCGCCTTGACGGCACACTTAGGCTCAGGAATATGGGTGCACTCCCTGAATTTACAATAAGGCGCTAAATCACGCATTTCTGGAAAACAGCTAGCTAGGTCGCGCTTATCAAGGTGGTCAAAGCTGATGCTGGAAAAACCTGGGGTATCAACTATTTGTCCACCCAGCAGATGGTGCAACTCAACATGCCGGGTCGTATGACGCCCCCGGCCTAAAGCTTGAGATACGGCGCCAGTCTCAAGAGCTAGTTCAGGTAAAACTTGGTTGAGGAAGGTTGACTTACCCACACCAGATTGGCCAACAACTACCATCAACTGGTCTTGGGTTAGGCTAGCTAATTCATCCAAGCGCTCATGGGCATCTAGGTTATCAAAGACCTGGTAACCAACTGACTCATAAAGTCGACGAGCTAGCAGATAGTCAGCATAATCAGATTGATTAAGTAGGTCTAACTTAGAAAAATAAATCAAGGGCTGGATAGCCAGACTCTCTAAGTAGACTAAATAGCGGTCAATGAGTTTTGGACTGATCTGCGGTTCAACAACTGAACAGACTAGAAAAGCTAGGTCAACATTAGCGACAGCTGGTCTGACTAAGGCATTTTTGCGGTCATGAATGGCCACTAAGTAGCCTTGGTCCCCTTCCGTCTTGATGAAATCAACATAGTCTCCTACCAGGGGCTTGGTATTGGTATTACGAAATTGACCTCGGGCCCGTGTTTGGTAAATCTGGCCATCAGCTTGGCTGCGGATGTAATAAAAACCACTCAGAGCCTTTTCAACCTGGCCCTGGTAGACTTGTTCCTTTTCCTGCATATTAGTCCTCACTTGCTTTAACTTTATTTTCCATAATTACTTCACCATCTCGTTCAATTTTAAAGCGCGCTGTCTCACCCTTCTCAGTTTCAAAGGTCATGGTATATGACCGGTCTGAGGATATGCTAAAGGTATCGGCTGGGGTATCGTAGCTATGGTTGAGGTCATCCATGTAAACTTTAATTTCATTACTAGATCGTCTAAACAAGCTGGCATAAACCTGCTGACCTTGCCACCAGTCTTTCACGCCTTGCCACCAAGCAGTATCCTCACTTGATTGCCGGGCATTATTGGCCTTATAAGGGATAGTGACAGTATGCCTAAAGGTAACCTTTTCTGGTTCCTGGGCGATAGTGACTGATAACTTATCACCAATATGAAAGTCTTGACCCACGCCGATACTTTGGTCAAGTACCGTACCTGATGGCACTGCTCCGGTTTTTTCTTGCTTGGTTGCCAGGCTTAGCCCATACTCTTCCGCATAAGCTTCGACATCCGACTGGGCCCAACCAGTTAGATCGGGCATTTGGAATGTTTGCCGGCCTAGTGATACGGTCAAATCAATCGCAGTATCTTGGGCGATGACTGATTCGCCAGGAGCAATACTCTGACTAATGACCTTATCCTGGCCAACCGTTTCACTATAATCGTCAATGCGATTCACGGTAAAACCAGCCTTTTCCAGGTCCTTTTTAACCTGTTCAAACTGACTACCAACATAATTGCCTACCTGAACGGGTTCCGGGCCTTGACTGATAATTAGATCAACCTGGCTTTCTTCTTTAACATGGCTACCGGCTTTGGGTTGGCTGGCAATTATCTGGTCACTGGCTATCTGGCTATGATATTCATAGTCGCTATCACCAACCTGCAATTGGTGGTCAGCTAGGGTTGAAGCTGCTTCAGCCTGGCTAAGGCCTTGGAGATCAGGCACAGTAACTTCACGCGCAAAAAGCCCGGTTGCTTGGGCCAAGATGGCTAGCACTAGGATGGCTAAGACCCCTGAAGCCATGAGCAACCACTTCTTCATACGAGCTTGGTGGTCAGGGTCATTAATCTTGATTTTACCCTGTTTATCACTACTGCTAGCTATTTGAACTTGGTCCTGAGATTCAGTAGCTGAGTCTGCCGCAAAAGCTGGGCGCTCCTCAACTAGCGGCGCGGCCTGGACTGGTGTTAAACCCTCATTTAAAAGGATCGTTTCCTCGCTCGTCCCAATCTGCCCTTCTATATCCTCCTTAGCTAAAAGCAAGCTTTCTTCTGGTACATGGGAGGTCACCAGGATGGCCTCCCCGGCCCGGTCACTGTCTAGGGCGGTCTGCAAATCACTAATCATTTCTGCGGTCGTGCGGTAACGCTCTGTTACCTTCTTAGCTGTTGCTCGCTGGACCACATTGATTAGGGCGTTAGGCACATCAGCGCGATAGTCGCGAATATCAGGCAAGGGTTCTTGAAAATGTTTGAGAGCGATGGTAACAGCGGACTCGCCTTCAAAAGGAATGGTCCCCGTTAATAACTCAAACAGGACAATACCGATCGAATAAATATCAGACTGGGCAGTCGCCATGGCGCCCCGGGCCTGCTCGGGTGACAGGTAGTGGACAGAGCCAATAATGGCGTTAGTCCGAGTAATAGAGGTTTCAGAGGAAACCGTGGCAATACCAAAATCCATAACCTTGACTTGGCCATCATCTTTAATTTTGATATTTTGTGGCTTTAAATCACGGTGGATAATCCCCTGCTGGTGGGCAGCTTGGATACCAGCCAAAATCTGCAGGGTAATGTCGCAGGCCTGGTCAATCGGAAGCGGTTGATAGGTTTGGATATAAGTCTTTAAGTCTAAACCATCCACATACTCCATCACAATAAACTGTACATTACGGTCAATCCCCACATCATAGATATTAACAATATTAGGATGGTTGATTTCCGATACCGCATTAGCTTCACGCTGGAAACGAATGATGGCATCATGGAGATTGTGGCTACCAACCCGCAGAAATTTGATGGCTACCTGCCGGGCTAAAATTGGATCATAGGCTAGATAAACATCTGCCATACCCCCGGTACCAATTAAATCAATAATCTCATAACGGTCATCAATTATTTGTCCGGGATTCATACACGGCCACCTCCTTCACGACGGGCTAAAACCACTGAGATATTATCGCGCCCACCAGCTGCGTTGGCCTGGTCTACTAACTTATTGACAGCCGTTTTTAGGTCTGGGCTGGTAACTATTGTTTGATAAATGTCTTGGTCAGTCAGCATGTCTGTGAGACCATCTGAACATAGTAAAAAGACATCGTCTGCATTGACATAAAAGCGGACTAGGTCTACTTGAACCGGGTCCTGACTACCTAAAGAGCGGGTAATAATATTTTTTTGCGGGTGGTGGTCAGCCTCTTCGGGTGTAATCATCTCAGCATCAACTAGTTCTTGGACATAAGAGTGGTCCTTGGTCTTTTGCTCAATATCAGTTGGTGTAATGAGATACAGGCGCGAATCTCCCACATGGCCAGCTAGGGCAAAGTCATCAATAATAACTAAGACAACAATGGTCGTACCCATACCTTGGAGGTCTTGAAAAAGCTGGGACTTTTCATATATGCGCTGGTTACAAGCCTCTATCTCCGCCTGTAACCAGCCCTTGGCTTGATGGCTAGAGGAAAAACCTGTTTGTTCAAAAGCATGACCTAGCTGGTAGAGGGCCATTTCAGCGGCAACATCTCCAGCATTGTGGCCCCCCATGCCATCGCACAAGATAAGCATGGGCTGGCCAGTTTTGTCATAAAAAACACCCACCTGGTCTTGGTTGACCTGGCGTCGCTTACCAACATCGGTTAGTTTGGCAATCTCCATAGCTAAACCCCTTTACATCTATTTCTTGATAAAATTGGCAATAAAAAATCCGTCACTTGATACATAATGCGGCAAAATTTCCAGGCTGCTACTGCTAGTCAGGGCACGCTTGACCTGGTCATTCATCAGCTCGCCAGGCAGGGGCTGGGGCTGTAGCTGGTCGACCTGGTCTAAGATACGCTCAACCACCTGCTGGTTTTCTTCTGCTGTAATTGTACAGGTACTGTAGGTTAAAATACCATCTTTTTTCAATAATTTAACTGCTTCCTGGAGAATCTCTAGCTGGATATCTTGGAGACTAGAGAGGTCTGCCAATTCCTTGCGGTATTTGGTATCCGGCTTACGTCTAAAAAGCCCAATACCAGAGCAAGGCGCATCCACTAAGATACGGTCGAAAGACTCAGCTGGATATTTGTGACTGGCTTGACGCGCATCTCCCTGGCTAAGGGCAACCTGGTCAGCGACCCCCATGCGCTTTAGATTTTCAACAATCAAGGCTAATTTGTCACTAGCAATATCTTGAGCCATCACTTGCCCATCTGATCCGACTCGCTCAGCCATCTGAACTGTCTTACCACCAGGGGCAGCACACAAATCCAAGACCCGTTCACCGGCTTGGGGGGCCATCACTTCAACTGCTAGGGCGGCTGATTCATCCTGGATGGTGATTTGTCCAGCGAGAAAAGCTGGGGTTTGGCTGACATTACCACGGCCAATCCGGTAACAGTGGGCCGTCAAGGGGCTGGCCTCAAGCTCTAGGCCTTGGTCGGTTAAGTCCTTGATAATACTGGTTTCCTGGGGCCAATCGTGCTGGTTAACCCGGATTGTCAAGTGACTATCCTGGTTAAAACTGGCCATCACTAATTCTGCCTGGTCCCGGCCAAATCGCCTTTCAAAATAAGTGACCCAAGTAGCAGGGATAGAGTATTTCAATTGCGACTGGGTCAGCCAATCCTGGGCTTGGCTAGCTAGAAAACTAGCCAGGTCGGGATACTGGCGACGGGCATTACGCAAGACACCATTGGTAAAACGAGATAATTGGTAGTTACCACGTTTTTTGGTGATTTTAACCGCCTCATCAACAACTGCATGGTCAGGCACCTGGTCCATATAGTAAAACTGGTAAAGGCTCATCAAAATCAATTGCTTGAGCCAAGATTTAACACCCTTGGGCTTAGCGACTAGGTCCTTAAAAATAGCTGTCAAAGGGAGCCGGTATTGGGTGGTGCCATAAACTAGGCGGGTATAGAGCCGGCGGTCAGGATCGGAAAAATGATGGCCCTTTAAACGCTGGTTGACCACCTGGTCAGAAAATGCTCCTTGGTTGATAGCAACCAGGTCAACCATGGCCAAATAACGGGCTGATTCCCTAATCGATTGGGTCAAATCGGTCACCCTCCTGTAATTGGCCAGCGCCACCATTGATAAAGCTAGCAATATCCATCTTTTTCTTGCCAGCCGGTTGAATTTCCGTTAAGGCCAATACGCTTCCATCACCTGTTGCCACATAAAAACGGGCTGGCTTTTTATTAATCTCAACAATGGTGCCTGGCTGCGCTTGGCTGTCTTGGTCAGTGACTTGGCTAGCCCACAGCTTCCAGCGTTCGCCAGCTAACATGGTATGGGCCACTGGCCAGGAATTAAAGGCGCGGATCTGGTTATGAATCTCCTGGGCCGATTGCTGCCAGTCCACCCGCTCTTGGTCCCGGCTAATATTAGGCGAATAGCTAGCCAGGGCTTCGTCTTGGGGCACTTCCTGAATCTTACCAGCAAACAAATCAGGCAGGGTCGTCATTAAGAGGTCACGACCAACAATTGATAGTTTATCAAACATGCTGGCCACAGTATCCTGGTCTTCGATGGGAATAGCAGCCTGGCTTAAAATAGCCCCTGCATCCATGGCTTTTACCATCCGCATAATCGTCACACCTGTTTCTGTTTCACCCTGCCAAATCGCGTAATGAACAGGGGCACCACCCCGGTATTTAGGTAGCAAGCTGGCATGAACATTAACAGCTCCGTACTTAGGCAGCTTAAGCAGACGCTCAGGTAAGAATTGTCCAAAGGCCGCTGTCACAATCAAATCACAGTCACTGGCTAAAAGCTCAGCTAGTTCTTGGTCCTGGCCGATTTTTTCTGGCTGGTAGAGGGGAATATCATGGGCTAAGGCCGCTTCCTTGACAGGACTAGCTTGTAATTTACGTTTGCGGCCAACTGGTCTATCCGGCTGGGTCACTACGGCAACCACTTGATAATCCGGACTAGCTACTAAGGCCTGTAAAATTGGTACAGAAAAGGCTGGCGTGCCCATAAAGACAATTTTCTTCATATTACATTTCCTCCTACATAAAACTCAAGGGCTCCACATCAATGGCTAGGTATATTTGCTTCTTAGCCCATTCCTGGGCTAAATCGCGTAAGCTAGCTAATTGATCTCTGGCCTGGTCAGGCTGACGATACTGATAAATAATTTGAAAATAATAGCGATTTTTAACCCGGCTAATCGCCGACTGGCTTGGACCCAGGATAATCGTTTCAGGATTTTGGTTCTTGGTTAACATTTGACTGATTAGGTTGATCGCCTTCAACGCTTCCCGTTCATCAAAATGAGAAACGGTCAACCGGGTGCTGTAATAGTAAGGGGAATAGTGGTTAATCTTACGAAAGGCCATCTCCCTTTGATAAAAACTAGTGTAGTCATGGTCTTGGGCTAACTGGATGGCATAATGGTCCGGATTAAAGGTCTGAATCAGAACCTGACCGGCCTTATCCCCGCGCCCAGCCCGGCCAGCTACCTGGGTAAGGAGCTGGAAGGTACGCTCGGAAGCCCTAAAATCTGGTAAATAAAGGGATGTATCTGCATTAATTACCCCAACCAGGGTAATATTAGGAAAATCTAATCCTTTAGCAATCATCTGCGTGCCTAGTAAAATATCAGCCTGTCCTGAAGCCACCTGGTCTAATAGCCGCTGGTGGCTCCCCTTCTTACGGGTAGTATCATTGTCCATCCTAACGACCCGATAATTGGGAAACAATTCTTTAATCTCTTCCTCAACCTTCTCCGTCCCTGATCCAAAAGATCTGATATGGGTAGCCTGGCAGTTAGGACAGCGCTGGGGCTTATTTTCTTCATGGCCACAATAATGACATTTCAAATGTTGACCATGGTAATGATAGGTCAGGGAAACATCACAATTAGGACATTGAAAAACATAGCCACAATCTCGGCACATCATATAATTGGCAAAACCGCGTCGGTTAAGCATCAGTGCCACCTGGTCACCCCGGTCAACCCGGGCAATAATCTCATCACGGAGGC
Proteins encoded in this window:
- the rsmB gene encoding 16S rRNA (cytosine(967)-C(5))-methyltransferase RsmB — protein: MTQSIRESARYLAMVDLVAINQGAFSDQVVNQRLKGHHFSDPDRRLYTRLVYGTTQYRLPLTAIFKDLVAKPKGVKSWLKQLILMSLYQFYYMDQVPDHAVVDEAVKITKKRGNYQLSRFTNGVLRNARRQYPDLASFLASQAQDWLTQSQLKYSIPATWVTYFERRFGRDQAELVMASFNQDSHLTIRVNQHDWPQETSIIKDLTDQGLELEASPLTAHCYRIGRGNVSQTPAFLAGQITIQDESAALAVEVMAPQAGERVLDLCAAPGGKTVQMAERVGSDGQVMAQDIASDKLALIVENLKRMGVADQVALSQGDARQASHKYPAESFDRILVDAPCSGIGLFRRKPDTKYRKELADLSSLQDIQLEILQEAVKLLKKDGILTYSTCTITAEENQQVVERILDQVDQLQPQPLPGELMNDQVKRALTSSSSLEILPHYVSSDGFFIANFIKK
- the fmt gene encoding methionyl-tRNA formyltransferase — encoded protein: MKKIVFMGTPAFSVPILQALVASPDYQVVAVVTQPDRPVGRKRKLQASPVKEAALAHDIPLYQPEKIGQDQELAELLASDCDLIVTAAFGQFLPERLLKLPKYGAVNVHASLLPKYRGGAPVHYAIWQGETETGVTIMRMVKAMDAGAILSQAAIPIEDQDTVASMFDKLSIVGRDLLMTTLPDLFAGKIQEVPQDEALASYSPNISRDQERVDWQQSAQEIHNQIRAFNSWPVAHTMLAGERWKLWASQVTDQDSQAQPGTIVEINKKPARFYVATGDGSVLALTEIQPAGKKKMDIASFINGGAGQLQEGDRFDPID